Genomic window (Arachis hypogaea cultivar Tifrunner chromosome 13, arahy.Tifrunner.gnm2.J5K5, whole genome shotgun sequence):
gagtgtctttgcaggtgacacccccctctCCACACGAAGAGCTCGGGACGTCGGCTGCACCTCCTTCAACCCAGTGATCCGAGACTAGGCGATTCTCCCTCTCACTAACCGAAGTACCAACCCGAACTGTTCGATACCCGACCTACCATACATCTCTGTATCTCAATTTTAAAGAGAAAcattaaatacatatattttatatatatctatatatcatCGTACCCATCTAAATTTATGTCTTAACAAATAAACGATGGACGTACCGTATATAATAACTAGTGTCCATGTTTCAATAAACGAACCCAGCCAAGCCATAATAATGATAATGTTTGATTCAGATGTTTGGATGCAGCAAAAGTCAAATAAAAATCTAGCTTGCCTCCACATTTGTCATTTGGCAATAGTGAGAGGAACAGGTAAAGGTACAGCAGATTTTTCTCTGACCCGTGAACCATCATTGCATTAATTAACCAACCATGCAAGAAGCCAATCATTAGATAACAAGATTTCTATTTTTCCGTCATTATCATCAGTGTTGCTGTAGTTGAATTAATAAAACTTGCTATGTAATGTGTATGctgactaaattattattaatcatCTGAAGATTTAAATTGATGTCACTTTTTTATGTACTTTTCTAAATTAtcctttatttttgttattttaaatttgtaaaatttttaattaaaaataattttaaaataacataataaaaaatatcattatcaattaaaaaaaaagtcatactatgaatataaaaaaattaattattaaattaatcattcgtataaaatatatatttatttataaataaatacataataattaatttaatgtctGATTTTTGGTGTGcggataataatttttaataagaaaattaacCAAATCACTTATCCGTACTAATTGGTTATAAGGATATTTTGAGAAGTGTGAAATTATGGAGTACTAAATTACTGAATAACAGTTATTCCATTCCTTTGTGTTGGGTTGATGCAAGTTTTACGTAATTGGATGAAAGGATAAGATATTTGGTCAATGTTCAAAGTCAAAGGAATGGAAGCCGCGTTGCGTGCACTGGAAGCGGTGGTGGTGCATGCATTTGTCCCCGATATGGATGCCTCATGTCTATCTGGACGCCCCCTCAAACATTccatttctcttttcttattttattatatttcctTTCCATCACAACCATCAAAATACATGTGAATTGTTATCCTATAAAATGGAATAATATAATATCATTTTAGATGATTACTCTTCTTGTGATAATTTTCATTGGGAGCCACAGCCACTCACATAAAAAtgtttaaaacgtctttttttaaaatattttttaataattaaaatttaatatatataattgatcaaattatgttatttttgttaaaattagaccaaacaaattaatttaactgAAAAATCGAtaaatcaaatcttgaaccgatctaaattaatatttttttatatagaaaatgactataatacttttattataaaaaaataaataaaatatttttattatatatattaattttaaaaatcctaaattctaatctTATGATGatatagagagaagagaagagttaggatttagaatttttaaaatagggGTATTGTAATTttaagtcattttctataatagggatattataattatttttataaaaaatattaatttaaatcggttcaaaatttgatttatcaattttttggTCAAATCGATTTATTtggtctaattttgacaaaaataacatagtttaatcgattatatatgttgaattttaattattaaaaaaagtctttaaaaaaatacattttaaacGTCTTTATGTGAGTAGCTCCTATTTTCATTATCATGTTTACGTAATAATAAcgaatttagatcctctaaaattaaaaaattaataaaataaaaaattaattatgattaattttataatttttataaaatatatattccactattctaatttaaaaataatcaatCTCTCACTTTATTAATTTACTCCGTTTAACGATAACTCCGTGACATTTCTCATCCATCTGATCAGTATTCTTTATACACCACTTAAGGTAGTATATGAGTCCTTTTTTCATTATTCAACAACAATGGATGCAACACTTGGCCAAAAAATATAACgaggataaataaataataatattatatgataaTACAAACCTAGAATAGGTGCCATATCCTCATATTATATTGTCTATACACTCGCTCACTATCAAGAACCAAAAACAGAAACCACCCTGCTCTAAAGCCAAACGGGCAACCACTGCAAACATTGATGCCTATCTTCTCAACAATGCCCTCAATttcagacaagacagcaactatctaCATCAATCATGGTGCACAACACCACCCATGCAAGGCTTGCATTCAGCACTTGGAGCCTGAATAATATGCTGCTTCATATTTACACAAGGACAACAACTCTGTCTTCATGGTTGCAAATTATCTAGGCACGTCTAGTCTATCGATCAGATCCAACGCTCTCTTCTTGTCGATATCAAAATCAATCACGGGAAGCTTAGAGCAAATCCTATTAAAAGAAAATTCCTTGCATCTAACCGTTGATGAGTAACTGCTACTCTTTGTAAGTATGCTCTTGTCTGTTAAGCTAGCCTTCACATTATCCAGGTCCAAGCTTTTACTGATCCCTCTGATTCGGAATCTCTTACTTGCATCCTGCAACATGTTCTGCTCATCAGTTGTTAGCAACGGCAATTCAGAATGATTTGTCTTCTGTGGAGCAGTGCCGATAGATTTCGTGGTAGGCCTCATTTCGCCTGCATCTATGCCAACCTTACTTTTGATGGCCAAACGCTGAAGCCACAAGAGAAGTTCAAGAATATAATTTTCCACTTTGTCTTTATCTGCATGGTGGAATGTTTCGATCCGCATTATATCGGTCTTCAAGGTCTTCTTATTCAGCTCAGAGCTGCAAGAACCAAACAAATATTTAGAAATAGAGTAGGAACACttctaaagaaaagataaaatggAGAATCATGCATGCTTATATCAAATAGAAACAGCAGATTGTTACTTACCCAGTGTTTGCCCACTCTCCTACCCAACCAAAACCATGATGGGCCCTGATTCAATTTTGGAGCAAccgaaagaaaaagaataaattgCGAGCTTATAATAGAAAGCAAATTAACTGATGCCTATAGAAAATTTTCTCACATAGGAAAATACAAAAATCCATAAATCTTACTTGGCTGTATTTGTAGCAATTGGAACCAACCAATGCAATGTTTTCTCCATCTCATTTTTTATATCTGCTATAGTGAGCTGCAGGAAACAAACCGCAAACAGCAACCGCAAGGGAAAGAACAAACAAAAAGCTTAATCAATATGGGATATTTTCAAAGGAAGTAGTGACTAAGGGAAGTACATGGTAGTGACTGTAAAGAATTGAGTAAGTATCAGCAGAGAAGATCATACCTCTTCTACAACATGAAAGGACGGTAATTTGGAACGCAAAGCTGACTTTATATTAGGAGGCAAGCTCTGATATAACGAATCTCTCGTATTCGCAGGCATAGAACTGGATCTGGCAACCTGACAACAACAGAGGCTTAGCAGTTAGCACAATAATCTTCATCTACAGATATAGTCTTTGCCTTACATTTATAAATGTAACAATAACACATCAAGATTGGGAATCAGGGAAACTGATAGAGCAGGGCAATATTCGAAATTTATCTCATAAGAATGTCACATATCAAGATTTTAGGATCCTCCCATTTTCACTTTGCAATAAGGGTCATGCATTTCTCAAGATCAAGTCATAGATGATCGTAACCATATTAATATTATTCAGGAAAACTATGAACGCAAGGACAGAGATCATCTTTATAAACACAATATGAGAAGCAACTCTGCAAACTTGATTAATTACTAGTGTTAAACCTGTGAGATGCACGGACTTACATTCTAATTTGACATGATAAaccgaaaataatattttttaacaataaatttCACGAGTTTAGTATAACACTCATCGTCATTATGTAATAAATGTAGTGAATatgttgttttatatttattcaatgtaaaatgCAAATTGAACAATTTGAAgtctataatattcttgaacTATAATGAAAGAAAACTGAAAAAGTCAGAACATATATAACCGTATTATTAGCAAGTCAATTTTGCATTAAACTTTATTGACAACCTAGTATTTCACTAACCTCATTAGAAAAGAATTGCAATAAGGGTCATGCACTTCTCAAGATCAAGTCACAAATGGTTGAAATCCTATTATATTATTGAGGAAAACTAAGATTCTAAGAAGGCAAGGACAGAGATCGTTTTTATAAAAACACAATATGAGAAGCAACTCTGCAAACTTGATTAATTATAACATCAACTGTTTGATCGGAAGGCATAGGGAAAAACAGACCCGTGATGAAATAAATAGTTGATGGCAATGATTCACTTACAAGAGTATCAATTTGAAGCACTATATTTGCATAATGCAAAGAAAGGCCCGCAGGGCCCAATCTTTGGCGATTGCTCATGGTTCCGATTAATGGTTTACGGACATCTGCAGGTACCCATAGATAATAACACATTTTAATAATACAATACAACTAGGTAGTCTTTCACTACGAACTGATTAGAAAGATCTTCCAAGTTCAAAATAAGGTTCATACATGGCTAAAATCTGTTTAGTGGGTATCAATAACCTCAACCAAGTATTCATAtttataaatgaaaattacaggAGGGTAAAACAAGAAGCATAACAGTATGATCTTAATGCCTTTAAGTGGATTAATACCTGGACTGCCAAAGATGTTATCTATCTCCAGATGTAAAAAACTTACAATGTCTACAAGCTTCTCCATAACCTGTAACCAGTTAGAATGCAAATTATACCACAATTTCCACACTTTCTCCTTTTATTTTAGGAGACTAAGAGATGAGATAATCAAATGCATGAACACCAGTAACATGAAATTACCTCCTCCAAGCTTCTGGACCAGAGCGACTTTTTCTTTAAATGTTTAACTTGCTTCTTTTGGCTTTTTACTTCTGCCCTTAAGATTGAACGGCTATCACCTATATGATGAAAAAATATATCAAAGATATATATGCATTCATACTGGGATGGTATATGATGTTATTGTACATATTTCTCCACTTTACAGAACCAATTATGTGTTCAATTTGATTCTTGTTCAAGTTTTGATAATAAAGGTTTTGCAATACAAAACTTaacctttttttaattattattattcatcaAACTATTGATTTTTGGTTAGgttgaaattgtttttcaaaaaCAAGATTTGGAATGTCAATGGTGTTCTCCTGAATTACCGCTTTGAGTTGCACTTGAGTTATCCTCCTCTTCACGCTTACGTTGATAATCTTGTTCAAATCTATCCAAAGCATGTAACTCGTGGTATAATTCCTGAGGTGATAAAAGTACTTTTTACCAAAAGTTCTGTTTTAGAAAGAAGTTTTTACTACATTTGAGCTTCAGAAGTAAATCAGTCCTGGAGCAATAGTAAATATTTCTTTAGCAAAGGAATACACTCACAGCCGTAAATTGAACCCAGTTCATCAATTGCTGC
Coding sequences:
- the LOC112733009 gene encoding protein PSK SIMULATOR 1 isoform X1; the encoded protein is MGGLCSKSAKGGDRVVATTDGAKENHKSYKTTVPSDLAPAPHTKEDNNKHEHGAENAAGTGADEFYDGIPRYNDSFPNKSRSVRSRQTAVAKVSEVSSRLGRAGTYGIGKAVDVLDTLGSSMTSLNAGNGFVSGTVTKGNEITILAFEVANTIVKASNLMESLSPTSIKHLKEEVLPLEAVQDLVSKDTDELLRIVAADKREELKVFSDEVIRFGNRSKDPQWHNLDRYFEKISRELNPQRQSRDEAELIMQQLMNWVQFTAELYHELHALDRFEQDYQRKREEEDNSSATQSGDSRSILRAEVKSQKKQVKHLKKKSLWSRSLEEVMEKLVDIVSFLHLEIDNIFGSPDVRKPLIGTMSNRQRLGPAGLSLHYANIVLQIDTLVARSSSMPANTRDSLYQSLPPNIKSALRSKLPSFHVVEELTIADIKNEMEKTLHWLVPIATNTAKAHHGFGWVGEWANTGSELNKKTLKTDIMRIETFHHADKDKVENYILELLLWLQRLAIKSKVGIDAGEMRPTTKSIGTAPQKTNHSELPLLTTDEQNMLQDASKRFRIRGISKSLDLDNVKASLTDKSILTKSSSYSSTVRCKEFSFNRICSKLPVIDFDIDKKRALDLIDRLDVPR
- the LOC112733009 gene encoding protein PSK SIMULATOR 1 isoform X2 — encoded protein: MGGLCSKSAKGGDRVVATTDGAKENHKSYKTTVPSDLAPAPHTKEDNNKHEHGAENAAGTGADEFYDGIPRYNDSFPNKSRSVRSRQTAVAKVEVSSRLGRAGTYGIGKAVDVLDTLGSSMTSLNAGNGFVSGTVTKGNEITILAFEVANTIVKASNLMESLSPTSIKHLKEEVLPLEAVQDLVSKDTDELLRIVAADKREELKVFSDEVIRFGNRSKDPQWHNLDRYFEKISRELNPQRQSRDEAELIMQQLMNWVQFTAELYHELHALDRFEQDYQRKREEEDNSSATQSGDSRSILRAEVKSQKKQVKHLKKKSLWSRSLEEVMEKLVDIVSFLHLEIDNIFGSPDVRKPLIGTMSNRQRLGPAGLSLHYANIVLQIDTLVARSSSMPANTRDSLYQSLPPNIKSALRSKLPSFHVVEELTIADIKNEMEKTLHWLVPIATNTAKAHHGFGWVGEWANTGSELNKKTLKTDIMRIETFHHADKDKVENYILELLLWLQRLAIKSKVGIDAGEMRPTTKSIGTAPQKTNHSELPLLTTDEQNMLQDASKRFRIRGISKSLDLDNVKASLTDKSILTKSSSYSSTVRCKEFSFNRICSKLPVIDFDIDKKRALDLIDRLDVPR